The genomic window CGGGAGAGTTAGCTCCGGTTCAGACCTTGCGGGACGGGAGCGGCATACCGCTGTTCTGTATCCATCCCGCGGGGGGAGTGAGTTGGCCGTACCGGGTGCTCGGGGATTTCGTGGACTGCCCGATCATCGGCATTCAGCAGGCCACCCGGGCTGGGGAAGCCGATCCCCGGTCGATTCGGGACATGGCGGCGAGCTACGCCGCCCGAATCCAGGAGATCTATCCCAGCGGGCCGTACAACCTGCTCGGCTGGTCCTACGGCGGCGTCGTCGCGCATGAACTCGCCATCGAGTTGCAGCGACGCGGCGCGGCGGTCACGCGCCTCATCGTGCTCGACGCCCAACCGAGCGGGGACGGCAAAGTGTTTCTGCCGGGCCACCATTCAGACGTCGGCAGCGCCGCCCCCGATGAGCCGCTCAGCTACGAGCAGACGGACGAATTGCTTCGGGAGCTTGGTGCCATCGACCTGTCCCGATACGAGGAATTCTTCGACGCGCTGGTCGGGAACCTCAAGACCAACATCACCCTGTACCGCTTGCACCGGCCCGGGGTGTTCTATGGCGACCTGACGATCGTGGCGGCGGCGCGGGGTCACGAGGATCGCAGTTCGGATCTGTCGTACAGTTGGCGGCCTTACGTTTTCGGCGACATCGTGACGCACTCGATCGACTGCACGCACGACGAGATGCTGACCACCGAGTCGGCCCGGATGTACGCCAGACAGCTTGCGCATCTGCTGCGTCATGTGGAGCTCGAGCTCGAGTTCGCCTCGGACGGGTGGATCGAGGTGCGGCCGCAGGAAGATCCGCTGGACGACGAGCGCGCCGGGTAACCACCCGAAAACGCGGTATGCGACGCCGAAAGCTCGCTGCGGTTCTACCGCGACGTGCTGGGATTCGACGTCTTTCTCGACGTCGAATTGAACGGCCCGCCAATGGAAGTCGTGACCGGAGAGGACGGCGCGCGTGGCCGGATGATCGGCAAAACGGTGGTGGACCTGCTCGAGTTCAGACACCGCAGCTTCGCGCCGCGCTCGGAAAACGCGCTCGGCTACAACCGGCGGACCTCGGCGCAGCTGCGGGGCTACGCGACCTGAGCCGGATGGTCAGGTTATTGGCCGAGGCGTGTCTCGGGCGTGACCTTCCCGCGACAGCGACGCAGGACGCTCGTCATCATGATGGTGCTTGCCGCAGTCTGCGCGCTCACGGTGGCGGCGTGCTTCGGCTATTGCGTCGGCCGCCGCACGGCCTCGACACCGCCGACGTGGAAGAAGCGAACCAGGCGCATCACGCTGGCCCGCTCGGCGGTCGGCTTGCTCGTACTGGTGACGGCTCGACACCTCCAGCGGAGGCTCGCGACCGAAGCGAGAATCGTTGCATCCCTTAGACTTCTACGGGTCGGCATGGCACGGTTGCGGCCCTATTGAGCCGTCGCGTCGCACCGCGAACCCGCGTGTGACACTAATGGCACGATACGACACGAGCACCGTGACGATGGAGGCCGAAGACCGATATGACTGCACTGCACGGCAAGGTTGCGCTGGTGACCGGTGCCTCGTCAGGCCTGGGCGCGCAGACGGCCCGGCTGTTTTCCCGGCAGGGTGCAACGGTTTTCGGCATAGGCCGCGATACCGGGCGGCTGGCAGAGGTGTTCGGCGACATCGAGCACGGCGCGTATGCCCTCGTCGACGTGGCCTCACCCCAGGCCTGCATGGACGCCGTGCAGCGCTGCGTCGCGGAGTTCGGCGGCCTCGACGTCCTGGTCAACGTCGCCGGCAAGCATCAGATGCGCCGGACGGAGTCGATGACCGACGACGATTGGGCGCAGGATCTCGCGGTCAACCTCAACGGCCCGTTCTACCTGTGCCGGGCCGCGCTGCCGCACCTGCTGGAGCGTGGCGGCAACATCGTCAACGTCGGCTCGATCGCCGGGGTCGAGGGCCAGGCCTATTCGGCCGGCTACTGTGCCGCAAAGCACGGGCTGGTCGGCCTCACCCGGGCGCTGGCGGTCGAATACACCGCGGATCGCCTGCGAGTCAATGCGGTGTGTCCCGGCGGCATGTTGACACCGCAGATCGACCAGTTCAGCGCGCCGGAGAACCCGAACTTCGACCTGATCATGCGCACGGCCTCGCCGCGCGGCATGATGCAGCCGCTCGACGTCGCGAATGTGATCGCGTTCCTCGCCAGCGACGCCGCGGCCGCGGTTCATGGCGCCGTCTATCGAGTCGACAACGGTAAGGGTGCGGGTTAGCCAGCCGTCCTGGGCCGGGATCGGGACCGTAACGTTGGCAGCTATGGCCGACGACGAAGACACATCCGCATATACGTGGCGGGGCCGCCGGGAGCTGACGGGCGGAATGCAAGAACAGCTCGACGACTCGGTGGCCGCTCGCGACCAGATGGAACAACTGGTGCGGGTCATCGTCGGCATATCTTCCGAACTGGACTTGGATGTGACCCTGCACCGAATCGTCCGCGGGGCGATGGAACTGACCGGTGCGCCCTACGCGGCGCTCGGTATCCGCGCAGCGGACGGCAGCGCGGTTTCGTCCATCTACGCCGGAATCGACGGCGACACGGCGCGGCGGCTCGGCGATCTGCCGGTGGGCGAGGGCATCCGCATCGACGACCTGTGCACCCACCCGGCGGCGACCGAGCTGCACGCCCACGACCCGCCGCTGCGGGCGCTGATGGGCATACCGATCACCGTGCGTGGGGCCGACTTCGGCACCCTCTACCTGGCGGACGACCAACCCGACCTGCCGTTCTCCGACACCCAGGAGAGCGCCGTCCGCGCGCTGGCCACGGCGGCGGCCGCGGCCATCGACAATGCGCGACTCTTCGAAAGAGAGCGTGAATCGGCGAGGTGGACGAAGGCCAGCCGCGAGATCACGACCGCGCTGCTGTCCGGAGACCCGCAGACGGGGCCACTGCAGCTCATCGTGAACCGGGCGCTGGAGTTGGCCAACGCCGAACAAGCGATCCTGCTCGTT from Mycobacterium shigaense includes these protein-coding regions:
- a CDS encoding thioesterase domain-containing protein: MVPAALVALERLPLTINGKLDTRALPAPEYIGAGYRAPSTAVEEILADIYAQVLGLELVGIDDSFFDLGGESLSAMRLVAAINTHLDADLSVRTLSDVPTVRRLAHRLARGAAAAGELAPVQTLRDGSGIPLFCIHPAGGVSWPYRVLGDFVDCPIIGIQQATRAGEADPRSIRDMAASYAARIQEIYPSGPYNLLGWSYGGVVAHELAIELQRRGAAVTRLIVLDAQPSGDGKVFLPGHHSDVGSAAPDEPLSYEQTDELLRELGAIDLSRYEEFFDALVGNLKTNITLYRLHRPGVFYGDLTIVAAARGHEDRSSDLSYSWRPYVFGDIVTHSIDCTHDEMLTTESARMYARQLAHLLRHVELELEFASDGWIEVRPQEDPLDDERAG
- a CDS encoding SDR family NAD(P)-dependent oxidoreductase gives rise to the protein MTALHGKVALVTGASSGLGAQTARLFSRQGATVFGIGRDTGRLAEVFGDIEHGAYALVDVASPQACMDAVQRCVAEFGGLDVLVNVAGKHQMRRTESMTDDDWAQDLAVNLNGPFYLCRAALPHLLERGGNIVNVGSIAGVEGQAYSAGYCAAKHGLVGLTRALAVEYTADRLRVNAVCPGGMLTPQIDQFSAPENPNFDLIMRTASPRGMMQPLDVANVIAFLASDAAAAVHGAVYRVDNGKGAG